The genomic window ATAGCCATATCTATGTCAAATTTCGATTAATAAATGCTATAATTCGTGTCCTTATGTGGCTAATTTCTCTAATTCTCTGTGAACTCTGTGCCTCTGTGGCTGAACGGTTACTAAAAATGGGGTGATTAAAGATTAATATAATCCAAAAACTAACTCTCAAACTAACAAAAAAAGACCGGATGGACCTGACGGAAATCTTCAGGATAAAAGCAGTGCTTCCTTTTGTAAGAGGAAGATTACTTGACATTGGTTGTGGTTATAATAATCTTGTTAAAAGATATAAGGGAGAAGGAGTAGGGGTTGATATTTTTGATTGGGGAGAAAGACCGAATTATGTTGTTGAACGAACTGATTGCTTACCATTCGAAGATGAAACATTCGATACCATAACTTTTCTTGCGTGTTTAAATCATATTCCGTATCGTGTATCAGTTTTGAAGGAAGCACGGCGGATATTGAAAAAGGATGGGAGAATAATTATAACAATGATAGCCCCGTTAATTGGAAAGATAGCACATTTGATAGAAATCAAGGATGAATTAATGAGAGGGGAAATACATCAAAATGAGAAACATGGCTTAAGTCTTCAGGACATTAAAGCAATCTTCAAAGAAGCAAATTTGATTATTGAAAAAACTAAATCATTTGAATTTGGTTTAAATAAAATTTATCTCTTAAAAAAACAGTAACTATTCAACCACTGATTAACACGGATTAGCACGGATAAATACAGAGGTCAGAAGATAGAGGTCAGAGGCGGGTTGTCCCCCGCTGGCGGGGGTTAGGGGGTGGAAATTTCCTACACTGGCAGAGAATCAATAAGGATAGAAGATAAAAGTCGGAAGGAGGAAAACCCTTTAGTCTTCAGCCTAATTACGGACACGGATTACGAATTTTCAGTGTTTCATCCGTGTCTATCTGTAGCTGAATAATTACAGATTTTGGACATACATCCATTATTTTTAACTTTTAACTTCCGCGGTAATGGGATAACTCCTGTTATTCCTTTTTTCCCAGATATGCCTTTAGTTGTCCTACCTCGGTTTTTATTTCAATCTTAACCGGAATATGTGTTTTATCTATTGTGAACCAGACGATAATATCCGTCCCAGCTATTACCTTTAAAGTTTTAAACCTTCCCGCCGGGGTAGAAACCATTTCTTCTTTTACTATATTTACTTTAATCTTTTCTACTTCATCTGAGGTTAATAAACTTAAAAGATATGAATTACCCACTTTCAAATCTTGATTTCGTAAATAATAAATTAAAGAAAGAAAATCTCTGGTATTTGGAAATATATCAATAGTTCGAGTTATATCCGTATGTTGACTGAAAACAACTGCCTTTTGATTTATGTGGTCAAATGTGGAGATATAATGTTTATGATATTTTTTGCGGTCAATATCCTTTATTGTCAGCACTGGAAGTAAAGTTGAGGTTTGAACCCAG from bacterium includes these protein-coding regions:
- a CDS encoding methyltransferase domain-containing protein, encoding MDLTEIFRIKAVLPFVRGRLLDIGCGYNNLVKRYKGEGVGVDIFDWGERPNYVVERTDCLPFEDETFDTITFLACLNHIPYRVSVLKEARRILKKDGRIIITMIAPLIGKIAHLIEIKDELMRGEIHQNEKHGLSLQDIKAIFKEANLIIEKTKSFEFGLNKIYLLKKQ
- a CDS encoding DUF3108 domain-containing protein codes for the protein MRRIFFIIIFIFLRTTICADELPFGTNDKLTYEVRLFGFKIGSQIDEVIGIEELNTQQTYHLRSTIKSNPFFSHYYYLSEQLDSWVQTSTLLPVLTIKDIDRKKYHKHYISTFDHINQKAVVFSQHTDITRTIDIFPNTRDFLSLIYYLRNQDLKVGNSYLLSLLTSDEVEKIKVNIVKEEMVSTPAGRFKTLKVIAGTDIIVWFTIDKTHIPVKIEIKTEVGQLKAYLGKKE